The following proteins are encoded in a genomic region of Cygnus olor isolate bCygOlo1 chromosome 11, bCygOlo1.pri.v2, whole genome shotgun sequence:
- the MAPK6 gene encoding mitogen-activated protein kinase 6, whose amino-acid sequence MAEKFESLMNIHGFDLGSRYMDLKPLGCGGNGLVFSAVDNDCDKRVAVKKIVLTDPQSVKHALREIKIIRRLDHDNIVKVFEILGPSGSQLTDDVGSLTELNCVYIVQEYMETDLANLLEQGPLLEDHARLFMYQLLRGLKYIHSANVLHRDLKPANLFINTEDLVLKIGDFGLARIMDPHYSHKGHLSEGLVTKWYRSPRLLLSPNNYTKAIDMWAAGCIFAEMLTGKTLFAGAHELEQMQLILESIPVVHEEDRQELLNVIPVYIRNDMTEPHKPLTQLLPGISPEALDFLEQILTFSPMDRLTAEEALSHPYMSIYSFPTDEPISSHPFHIEDEVDDILLMDESHSHIYNWERYHESQFSDHDWPIHNNYEADEVQRDPRALSDVTDEEEVQVDPRKYLDGDREKYLEDPAFDTHFSTEPCWQYSDHHENKYCDLECSHTCNYKMRSSSYLDNLVWRDSEVNHYYEPKLIIDLSNWKEQSKEKSDKKGKSKCEKNGLVKAQIALEEASQQLVEKEREKNQGFDFDSFIAETIQLSLQHESTDVDKLNDLNSSVSQMELKGLISKSVSREKQEKGMANLAQLEALYQTSWDSQFVSSGEECFLIDQFCCEVRKDEHVEKQNTYTSYLDKFFSKKEDAEMLEPEPVEEGKPGEKEREESFLSNSGELLFNKHLEAIGIPQFHSPVGSPLKSIQATLTPSAMKSSPQIPHKTYSSILKHLN is encoded by the exons atggcagaaaaatttGAAAGTCTCATGAACATTCATGGTTTTGATCTGGGCTCTCGGTATATGGACTTAAAACCACTGGGCTGTGGTGGAAATGGCTTAGTTTTTTCTGCTGTCGACAATGACTGTGACAAAAGAGTGGCTGTCAAGAAAATTGTCCTTACAGATCCCCAGAGTGTTAAACATGCTCTACGTGAGATCAAAATTATTCGAAGACTTGACCATGATAACATTGtcaaagtatttgaaattcttGGTCCTAGTGGAAGCCAGTTAACAGATGACGTGGGCTCCCTTACAGAATTGAACTGTGTTTACATTGTCCAGGAATACATGGAGACAGATCTGGCTAATCTGCTAGAGCAAGGCCCTTTACTGGAAGATCATGCCAGACTTTTCATGTACCAGCTGCTACGTGGGCTCAAGTATATTCACTCTGCAAATGTTCTGCATAGAGATCTCAAACCAGCTAATCTTTTCATTAATACTGAAGACTTGGTGCTGAAGATTGGTGACTTTGGTCTTGCACGAATCATGGATCCTCATTATTCCCACAAG ggCCATCTTTCTGAAGGATTGGTTACTAAATGGTACAGATCACCCCGTCTTTTGCTTTCGCCTAACAACTACACTAAAGCCATTGACATGTGGGCTGCAGGTTGCATCTTTGCTGAAATGCTGACTGGGAAGACCCTCTTTGCAG GTGCACATGAACTTGAACAGATGCAGTTGATTCTAGAATCAATTCCTGTTGTACATGAGGAGGACCGTCAGGAGCTTCTCAATGTAATTCCAGTTTACATTAGAAATGATATGACTGAGCCACACAAACCTTTAACTCAGTTGCTTCCAGGCATTAGTCCCGAAG CACTGGACTTCCTGGAACAAATTTTGACATTTAGTCCCATGGATCGATTGACAGCAGAAGAAGCTTTGTCCCATCCTTACATGAGCATTTATTCCTTTCCAACGGATGAGCCTATTTCAAGTCATCCTTTTCACATTGAAGATGAGGTAGATGATATTCTGCTGATGGATGAAAGTCACAGCCATATTTATAATTGGGAAAG ATACCATGAGAGTCAGTTTTCAGACCATGACTGGCCTATTCATAATAACTATGAAGCTGATGAAGTTCAGCGTGATCCAAGGGCTCTTTCTGATGTTACTGATGAGGAAGAAGTTCAAGTAGATCCTCGCAAATATTTGGATGGAGATCGTGAAAAGTATCTGGAGGATCCTGCTTTTGACACCCACTTCTCTACTGAGCCTTGCTGGCAGTATTCAGATCaccatgaaaacaaatactgtgATCTAGAATGTAGTCACACTTGTAATTACAAAATGAGGTCATCTTCATACCTAGATAATTTAGTTTGGCGAGACAGTGAAGTTAACCATTACTATGAGCCCAAGCTTATTATAGATCTTTCAAACTGGAAGgaacagagcaaagaaaagtcTGATAAGAAAGGCAAGTCTAAATGTGAAAAGAATGGATTGGTGAAAGCTCAGATAGCGCTTGAGGAAGCATCACAGCAACTtgttgaaaaagaaagggagaagaatcAAGGATTTGACTTTGATTCATTCATAGCAGAAACTATTCAGCTTAGTTTACAACACGAGTCTACTGATGTTGATAAATTAAATGACTTGAATAGCTCAGTATCTCAAATGGAGTTGAAAGGATTAATATCAAAGTCAGTaagcagagagaagcaggagaaaggaaTGGCTAATTTGGCACAGTTAGAAGCTCTGTACCAAACTTCTTGGGACAGTCAGTTTGTAAGTAGTGGGGAGGAGTGCTTCCTCATAGACCAGTTTTGTTGTGAAGTAAGGAAAGATGAACACgttgagaaacaaaatacttacaCCAGTTATTTGGACAAATTTTTTAGTAAGAAAGAAGATGCTGAAATGCTAGAACCTGAGCCAGTAGAAGAGGGGAagcctggggagaaggaaagagaagagagctTTCTTAGTAACAGTGGAGAACTCCTCTTCAACAAACATCTTGAGGCGATAGGTATTCCTCAGTTTCATAGCCCTGTTGGTTCGCCACTGAAATCAATACAGGCCACGTTAACGCCTTCTGCTATGAAATCATCTCCCCAAATTCCCCACAAAACATACAGCAGCATTCTGAAACATCTAAATTAA